The genomic window CCACCCCCAGTCCTGTCGAAGCTTGATGTCCAAAATTTCGATCTCCAGGACATCGCCCGGCTCCGCGCCTTCCACCGCAATCGGGCCGGTCAAGATGTGCCCGGGCAACATCCGCTCGTTCTTCTCGTGGATCTCATAGATTTCCGGTGGAATGAAAAACTTATTTCTATCGGGCAGCATGTCCGGCCCGCCGCTCACCGTATCGATGGTGACTTCATCGCCGCTTGCGATGGTGAGAGCCGGCTTCAGTTTTGATTCGAAAAAGCCCCAGTGACAGTTTTCAGAGCTGGCGCGAAGATGATGATGGGCCACGATGAATTTCCGTTGGAGGGAGGGGAGGCAGGTCAAAATAGGGGTTCTGTATACGCCGGACGTCAGCCTTCTAACATCGGGATGGCGGATTCGCCGACGGACGCGAGAGGTGGACCATTATTATTCAGCCGGAGCGTCAGCGCTGGCAAGTTTGACCACGCGTGCGTCCGCATAGCTTGCCATCTCGCGCAGCCGCGGTTCGGGATGCTCTGACAGCACTTTTGCCATCTCGCGACAGAGCTCCACATGCGACTGGTCGATGGCCAAGCGAAGCCAGGGCAGGGCGTCGTCAACCATGCCCCGTTCGATGAAAACTTGAGCGTAGCTGTATTGTCCCCGGAAATCGCCCGCTTCAGCCGAGCGGCGAAACCATTGGATGGCCTCGGCCAAATCTTGCGTGCATCCCCAGCCGTTCTCGTAGCAGCGTCCGACCATGTTGAGGGATTTGACGTGCCCTTGCTCGACGGCCCTCACAAAGAGGCGAAATGCCTCATCCGCGTCCCGAGCAACGCCTTTACCTTCGAGCATGAGGCATCCGAGATTGAAGCGTGCCCAGTCAGACGACTTAGCCGCCGCCTCGCGATAGTGTTCGGCGGCTTTGCCAAAATCGACAGGCGTGCCCCAGCCTAGCTCATGGCATCGGCCCAGCAGGTTGATCGCATCGGCACGCTTGCTCAGTGCTGCGATGCCGAACCAGCGGAAGGCAGCCTCAGGATCACGGGCGGTGCCGATGCCGTCCAGCAGCATCTGCGCCCAATGAAGCTGCGCATCGATATTTCCGTAAGTCGCTGCCGCATAGATCCAGCGTGCAGCTTCAATCGGATCCTTCGAGAGAATCACGTCCCATTCTTCCTTGCTCAGGTTCTCAAGCTGGCTGAGGTAAATCGTCTCGTCAGAAATTTTTTTTGAGTGCTTTCGCTTTGCAAAAAGTTTTGAGGGCAAAGAAAGCAAGGATCGGATGGCGCGCATAAAGGTCCTTTATCTCAGCTCAGGCCAGCCACGCTGATGATGCTTTAACACATTGAGTGCGTGAGCGATTACCAAAGTCTTCGTTCGCATTCTTCAAATCAGACCACTTGGTCATTCCGATGCTTCTTACGTTGTTCGCTTCTCTCGTTGCTACTGCATTGCACGATATTTGATGCATTGCCTCTAAACTCACCGTTGGTTGCACAACCTTTCCGCGCCCAGTTAACTAGATAACTGGTAGACTAGTTATGCCGGATTTACTGGAGGGTGCTATGGCGATCTTCGGCCGACATCTGTGTCTTTTGCTGCTGTTTGTTCTGTTCAGCGTGCTGCCTGCGTCCGCGCAAACCAAGATTCGATACCTGCTGACATCACCAACGCCGAATGTCGCGGAGGCCGCGCATTCTTCCGTTCCGGACAAACTTGGCTACTGGAAAGGCGCTGGGCTCGACGTCGAGATCAAGCCATTCGCTGGTTCTACCGGCGCCACGCAGGTCGTGATCTCCGGCAGTGCCGAGTTCACCATGGCAAGTCCCGAGGCGTTGCTCGTCGGCCGTCAGGAAGGCGCTAATATCAAGGGCGTCTACAATCACACGCGTGAATCGATCTATACGATCGCTGTTCTCAAGGACAGTCCGATCAAGAAGCTCGAGGATCTCAAGGGCAAGACGATCGGTGTCGTCAGTCTCTCCAGCGGTGCGACCGCTGTTGCGAAAGCCATGCTGCGCGGTGTCGGCTTTGATCCCGAAAAGGATGTGAAGTGGCTGCCGATCGGCCTCGGTCCGCAGTCGGCCAATGCGCTCAAGTCCAATCAGGTCGATGCGATTGCAATGTGGGACTGGGCCTACGCAATCCTCGAAAACTCAGGCTTCCAGTTCAGGCAGTTTGAAACGCCGGCGACGTCGAAGCTTTTGGCCCTTATGCTGATCACCAACGGGGATTTCCTGAAAGCCAATCCCGGCGCAGACATGAAGTTCGCGCAAGGCATTGCCAAGGGCGTGCTGTTTACGCTGACCAATCCCGAAGCCGCCGTGCGTATTCACTGGGAGAAGTATCCCGCTTCCAAGCCAACGAATATTCCTGAAGCTCAGGCGTTGAAGGAGGCAGTGCACGTGCTGCAGGCACGTCTTGCGAAGTACCGGCTTGAAGGACGAGCCGATCCACGCTTTGGCGCCTTCACCCGCGATGAGTGGACGTCGACCCAGAACTTCTTCTTCGATGTCGGAGTCATCAAGAATAAGCCTGATGTCGGCGAATACTACACCAACGACCTTATCGACCAGGTGAACAATTTCGATAAGGCGGCCATCATCAAGCAGGCGGAATCCTATAAATGAGTGCATCGGTGCGCCCGCTGATTGATGTTTGTGACGTTCGAAAGCAATTCCGCTCCCGATCAGGGACGTTCCTGCAGGCGCTTTCGGACACGTCACTGGCCATTCAGCCCAAGCAGTTTGTTTGCATTGTCGGGCCGTCCGGCTGTGGCAAGAGTACGCTGTTGCGCATGATTGCCGGTCTCGAAACAGCATCGAGTGGGAAGATCCTGATCGACGGCGTTCCGGTTTTGAGCCCGCGCCGGGATATCGGGCTGGTGTTTCAGAGCCCGGTCATGCTGCCATGGCGGACCATCCTCAAGAACGTGCTGGTCCCAGCCGAGGTCATGAAAAGCGATCCGGCGGCGTCGCTGCAGCGCGCGCACGATCTGCTCAAGCTGGTCGGTCTCGAAGGATTCGGCGATCGCTATCCGGATGAGCTGTCGGGCGGTATGCGTCAGCGCGCGGCAATTGCGCGCGCTCTGATGCATGATCCTGAGATCCTGCTGATGGACGAGCCGTTCGGTGCGCTGGACGCTCTCACCCGTGAGGTCATGAATCTCGAATTGCTGCGGATCTGGCAGTCGAGCATGAAGACCGTCGTCCTCGTCACGCACTCGATCGAGGAAGCGCTGCTGCTCTCCGACAAGGTGGCGGTATTCGCGCCGCGGCCGGGATTCGTCCGCGACTTGCTCGATGTACCGATCGCGCGGCCGCGATCAGCAGCCACACGCTCCGATCCGACATTCATCAGCCTTGCTGAAAAACTACGCGGCTACTTCGAGGCAGAGACGGCACATGCAGGTTGAGAAGGACAGCGAGAAGAACGCACGGACGGCGGCGCTGTTCGCCCGGTACGCTCCGCCCGTGGTGGGTGGAATTGTTCTGCTACTAGCCTGGGAGTTCATTCCCGCATTCTTCAATGTCTCAAAGCTTTTGCTGCCTCCGCCCTCGGCCGTCGTGCGCGCGCTTTGGGTGATCTATGACCGGGGGCTTCTGGTCGATAACTTCCTGATCACGCTGGCTGAAGCCCTGCTGGGGTTTGCCATTGGATCGATCACCGCCATCTTCTTCGCGTTCATCGTGACGCGCTCTCTCATCCTTGAGCGGACATTGATGCCTTATCTTGTGGGGCTTCAGGCGCTTCCCAAAGTCGCGCTCGCGCCACTGATCGTGGTCTGGGTAGGCATCGGAATCGAATCGAAGATCCTGATCGCCGCGATCATTTCGTTCTTCCCGGTGCTCATCAATGCCATTGTCGGCTTCTCGACTGTCGAGGCTGAAAAGCTCGATCTGATGCGCTCGCTGGTTGCCTCAGGCTGGCAGAAATTCCGCATCGTGATCTTTCCGAACTCGCTTCCTTTCATCTTTGCCGGTCTGAACGTCGCGATCGTGCTCAGCATCACCGGCGCGCTGGTGGGCGAATTCATCGGCGCTGACCGTGGGCTCGGCAACCTGCTGATGCAGCTCAACTACAATATGGACATCTCGGGCATGTTTGCGGTGCTCGTCGTGCTCGCGCTGCTCGGCATCATTCTCTATGCGCTCGTACGCTTTCTCCACGTTCGTTTCGTGTTCTGGGCCAAGCCGGACAATTTACGTTCCGGCTCTAACTAACCTGTTTCCAACTGGAAGGAGTCTACCTTGTCAGAGTCTCTCGTCCGTCTTGAAAAGCGCGGTGCTATTTCCATCATCACGCTCGATAATCCGCCAGTGAATGCGGCATCAACGAAGCTGATGAACGCGCTGCATGCGCGGCTCGACGAAGTCGAGCGCGACAAGGAAGCGCGCTGCGTCATCCTCACCGGTGCGGGCGAGAAGGCATTCTGCGCTGGAGGTGACCTGCGGGAAGAAAAGGATTTCGGCAGCCCGGAAGCCTCGAAAGCGTTCCGCGCGCTGGGTCGGAAAACGCTCAATCGCCTCGAACTGTTTCCGATTCCGATCGTAGCGGCGATTCACGGCTACTGCATCGGCGGCGGTACAGCCATCGGATGGGCCTGCGATATCCGTCTTGCTGCAGACAATACGGTATTTCGCGCGGGCGATGCGTATATCGGAATGGTGCCGAGCTGGGGCATGGGCCTGACGCGCCTGCCGCGTTATGTCGGCCGTAATCGTGCCCTCGACATCCTGCTGCTGGGGCAGGATTTCGATGCCAAGACCGCCTATGACTTCGGTCTCGTGACGCGCGTGGTGAAAAAAGAAGACCTTGCGAAGGAAGCCATGAGCGTCGCCGAGCGTATTGCCACGGCATCGCCGACGGCGATCAAGGCGACGCGTGATGCCATCGCCTTCAACTCGCGAGAGACCTGGAAGGACATGGTCGATTTCGAAATCGAGATTTGCGAGAAGGTCTTTGCCCATCCCGACGCGCATGAAGGACCGAAGGCATTCTCCGAAAAGCGCAAGCCAAAGTTCGGAGCCCTTTGATGGGTGTTCAAAGCCTGCTCAGGCCAAAATCAATTGCCATTGTCGGAGCCTCGGAAAAGGTCGGCCCCGGATTCAACGCGGTCAAAGCGCTCGAATTCGTGGGCTACGAAGGAGAGGT from Nitrobacteraceae bacterium AZCC 1564 includes these protein-coding regions:
- a CDS encoding TPR repeat protein (product_source=COG0790; cath_funfam=1.25.40.10; cog=COG0790; ko=KO:K07126; pfam=PF08238; smart=SM00671; superfamily=81901); amino-acid sequence: MRAIRSLLSLPSKLFAKRKHSKKISDETIYLSQLENLSKEEWDVILSKDPIEAARWIYAAATYGNIDAQLHWAQMLLDGIGTARDPEAAFRWFGIAALSKRADAINLLGRCHELGWGTPVDFGKAAEHYREAAAKSSDWARFNLGCLMLEGKGVARDADEAFRLFVRAVEQGHVKSLNMVGRCYENGWGCTQDLAEAIQWFRRSAEAGDFRGQYSYAQVFIERGMVDDALPWLRLAIDQSHVELCREMAKVLSEHPEPRLREMASYADARVVKLASADAPAE
- a CDS encoding NitT/TauT family transport system substrate-binding protein (product_source=KO:K02051; cath_funfam=3.40.190.10; cleavage_site_network=SignalP-TM; cog=COG0715; ko=KO:K02051; pfam=PF09084; superfamily=53850; transmembrane_helix_parts=Inside_1_6,TMhelix_7_24,Outside_25_354); its protein translation is MAIFGRHLCLLLLFVLFSVLPASAQTKIRYLLTSPTPNVAEAAHSSVPDKLGYWKGAGLDVEIKPFAGSTGATQVVISGSAEFTMASPEALLVGRQEGANIKGVYNHTRESIYTIAVLKDSPIKKLEDLKGKTIGVVSLSSGATAVAKAMLRGVGFDPEKDVKWLPIGLGPQSANALKSNQVDAIAMWDWAYAILENSGFQFRQFETPATSKLLALMLITNGDFLKANPGADMKFAQGIAKGVLFTLTNPEAAVRIHWEKYPASKPTNIPEAQALKEAVHVLQARLAKYRLEGRADPRFGAFTRDEWTSTQNFFFDVGVIKNKPDVGEYYTNDLIDQVNNFDKAAIIKQAESYK
- a CDS encoding NitT/TauT family transport system ATP-binding protein (product_source=KO:K02049; cath_funfam=3.40.50.300; cog=COG1116; ko=KO:K02049; pfam=PF00005; smart=SM00382; superfamily=52540), coding for MSASVRPLIDVCDVRKQFRSRSGTFLQALSDTSLAIQPKQFVCIVGPSGCGKSTLLRMIAGLETASSGKILIDGVPVLSPRRDIGLVFQSPVMLPWRTILKNVLVPAEVMKSDPAASLQRAHDLLKLVGLEGFGDRYPDELSGGMRQRAAIARALMHDPEILLMDEPFGALDALTREVMNLELLRIWQSSMKTVVLVTHSIEEALLLSDKVAVFAPRPGFVRDLLDVPIARPRSAATRSDPTFISLAEKLRGYFEAETAHAG
- a CDS encoding NitT/TauT family transport system permease protein (product_source=KO:K02050; cath_funfam=1.10.3720.10; cog=COG0600; ko=KO:K02050; pfam=PF00528; superfamily=161098; transmembrane_helix_parts=Inside_1_20,TMhelix_21_43,Outside_44_74,TMhelix_75_97,Inside_98_109,TMhelix_110_132,Outside_133_136,TMhelix_137_159,Inside_160_179,TMhelix_180_202,Outside_203_231,TMhelix_232_254,Inside_255_272), with protein sequence MQVEKDSEKNARTAALFARYAPPVVGGIVLLLAWEFIPAFFNVSKLLLPPPSAVVRALWVIYDRGLLVDNFLITLAEALLGFAIGSITAIFFAFIVTRSLILERTLMPYLVGLQALPKVALAPLIVVWVGIGIESKILIAAIISFFPVLINAIVGFSTVEAEKLDLMRSLVASGWQKFRIVIFPNSLPFIFAGLNVAIVLSITGALVGEFIGADRGLGNLLMQLNYNMDISGMFAVLVVLALLGIILYALVRFLHVRFVFWAKPDNLRSGSN
- a CDS encoding enoyl-CoA hydratase/carnithine racemase (product_source=COG1024; cath_funfam=1.10.12.10,3.90.226.10; cog=COG1024; pfam=PF00378; superfamily=52096), which codes for MSESLVRLEKRGAISIITLDNPPVNAASTKLMNALHARLDEVERDKEARCVILTGAGEKAFCAGGDLREEKDFGSPEASKAFRALGRKTLNRLELFPIPIVAAIHGYCIGGGTAIGWACDIRLAADNTVFRAGDAYIGMVPSWGMGLTRLPRYVGRNRALDILLLGQDFDAKTAYDFGLVTRVVKKEDLAKEAMSVAERIATASPTAIKATRDAIAFNSRETWKDMVDFEIEICEKVFAHPDAHEGPKAFSEKRKPKFGAL